A single genomic interval of Magnetospirillum sp. WYHS-4 harbors:
- a CDS encoding response regulator has translation MDIRAKLLAAFQVEYKDHLEFIRQAMGKVESGEAPAGALPLDEVFRRAHSLKGAARATDLKPVETLAHRLETLFGRLRTNKATLDAGALTVVRQTGDAIEDWVAAFTKGHAPPDPTEAIAALDAYLAVEPTPPPPSPPSTPPPSPAPGPGATPEAPPPVVVRAEDAVRVRTASLDRLLRSAGQILTENLGQAAVTQRLRAIEQDIASLERGWQVLRHLDLGASAIQSGDPKADAAADRRISIMEQHIRALGREARAIRLMQQKAAWNFRQLGSELQEGIRLVRMTPAEDLFGDFRKMMRDMARDEGKDIDFRLNGLSVEADRLVFQALKDPVMHMLRNAVFHGIESPEERAAKGKEVRGRIGLRFEVHGSRLVLLVDDDGRGIDIAKIARRGVEDGVLSEDDAAMANARDLVRHIFRAGFSTADGVTDLAGRGMGMSVVYEAVGQLSGSLEVVEKDGPGTCFRIEVPLSVSSHRLLLVTCEDRIYGIPTQGIERVMRARASDAQTVEGRPTLMVEGHQIPLRGLGELLGLPGAEVRTQDGVMSILVLRSGDLRAAVAVDSFVVIRDAVIKDLGLPRFSGSKAVGGILMEDGTVAVVLSPLEMAEAFRQQGGSLGLVTAERKAAPRVPTILVVDDSITTRTLEKSILEAHGYKVRLAVDGMDALMQLRGEAADLVVSDVEMPRIDGFSLLKELKKDRNLAHIPVILCTSLRRDEDLERGYSLGAEAYLVKQKFDHRELLETIEQIL, from the coding sequence ATGGACATCCGCGCCAAGCTTCTGGCGGCCTTCCAGGTCGAATACAAAGACCACCTGGAATTCATCCGCCAGGCCATGGGAAAGGTGGAATCCGGAGAGGCGCCGGCCGGCGCCCTGCCTCTGGACGAAGTGTTCCGCCGTGCCCATAGCTTGAAGGGAGCGGCACGGGCCACCGACCTCAAGCCGGTCGAAACCCTGGCCCATCGCCTGGAGACCCTGTTCGGCCGCCTGCGCACCAACAAGGCTACTCTCGATGCCGGAGCCCTGACGGTCGTCCGCCAGACCGGCGACGCCATCGAGGACTGGGTCGCCGCCTTCACCAAGGGGCACGCCCCGCCCGATCCCACCGAGGCCATCGCCGCTCTCGACGCCTATCTGGCGGTCGAGCCTACGCCGCCGCCTCCTTCCCCTCCATCGACGCCGCCTCCGTCCCCCGCGCCCGGTCCGGGGGCGACACCCGAGGCGCCGCCGCCCGTCGTGGTGAGGGCGGAAGACGCCGTGCGGGTGCGGACCGCCAGCCTGGACCGGCTGCTGCGTTCCGCCGGCCAGATCCTCACCGAGAACCTCGGCCAGGCGGCGGTAACCCAGCGCCTGCGGGCCATCGAGCAGGATATCGCCAGCCTTGAGCGAGGCTGGCAGGTGCTGCGCCATCTCGATCTTGGGGCGTCGGCCATTCAGTCCGGCGACCCCAAGGCCGATGCGGCTGCCGACCGCCGCATCTCCATCATGGAACAGCATATCCGCGCCCTGGGCCGCGAGGCCCGCGCCATCCGCCTGATGCAGCAGAAGGCGGCCTGGAATTTCCGCCAACTCGGTTCCGAACTGCAGGAAGGCATCCGCCTGGTGCGCATGACCCCGGCCGAGGACCTGTTCGGCGATTTCCGCAAGATGATGCGAGACATGGCCCGTGACGAGGGCAAGGATATCGATTTCCGGCTGAACGGCCTGTCGGTCGAGGCGGACCGGCTGGTCTTCCAGGCTCTCAAGGACCCGGTGATGCACATGCTGCGCAACGCCGTGTTCCATGGCATCGAGTCGCCGGAGGAGCGCGCGGCGAAGGGCAAGGAGGTGCGCGGGCGCATCGGGTTGCGGTTCGAGGTCCACGGCAGCCGTCTGGTGTTGCTGGTCGACGACGATGGTCGCGGGATCGACATCGCCAAGATCGCCCGGCGCGGCGTCGAGGACGGCGTGCTGTCGGAGGACGATGCCGCGATGGCCAATGCACGGGACTTGGTGCGCCATATCTTCCGGGCGGGATTCTCGACCGCCGACGGCGTCACCGATTTAGCCGGGCGAGGCATGGGCATGTCGGTGGTCTACGAGGCCGTGGGCCAGTTGTCGGGCAGCCTGGAAGTGGTCGAAAAGGATGGGCCGGGCACCTGTTTCCGCATCGAAGTGCCGCTGTCGGTTTCGTCGCACCGCCTGCTCCTGGTCACCTGCGAGGACCGCATCTACGGCATCCCGACCCAGGGCATCGAACGGGTCATGCGCGCCCGTGCCAGCGATGCGCAAACCGTCGAAGGTCGCCCCACGCTGATGGTCGAAGGCCACCAGATTCCCCTGCGGGGTCTGGGCGAACTGCTTGGCCTGCCGGGGGCCGAGGTCCGGACCCAGGACGGCGTGATGTCCATCCTGGTGCTGCGCTCCGGCGACCTGCGTGCCGCCGTCGCCGTGGATTCCTTCGTGGTCATCCGCGACGCGGTCATCAAGGACCTGGGGCTGCCGCGCTTCTCGGGCAGCAAGGCCGTGGGGGGCATTCTGATGGAGGACGGCACGGTTGCCGTGGTCCTTTCGCCTCTGGAAATGGCCGAGGCTTTCCGCCAGCAGGGCGGGTCCCTTGGGCTGGTGACCGCGGAGCGCAAGGCCGCGCCGCGCGTCCCGACCATTCTGGTGGTCGACGATTCGATCACCACCCGGACCCTGGAAAAGAGTATCCTGGAGGCCCACGGCTACAAGGTGCGCTTGGCCGTGGACGGCATGGATGCCCTGATGCAGTTGCGTGGCGAAGCGGCGGACTTGGTGGTGTCCGACGTCGAAATGCCGCGCATCGACGGATTTTCCCTGCTGAAAGAGTTGAAAAAGGATCGCAACCTGGCCCACATTCCGGTCATCCTCTGCACCTCGCTCCGGCGCGACGAGGATCTGGAACGGGGCTATTCCCTGGGCGCCGAAGCCTATCTCGTCAAACAGAAATTCGATCATCGCGAACTGCTGGAAACCATCGAGCAGATACTGTGA
- a CDS encoding methyl-accepting chemotaxis protein, giving the protein MATSTPIFLGSLSVRKKLLVISSGFIAAIAGIMLYTLATISNQKSDGVVIDLAGRQRMLSQRYMKEVLLAAHGVETNHDATARIFDETLEALIAGGSAIENVATGERAVLPRATLPGVDVVLESQRNLSKRQKELTARLLSLKPGDAERDRIARELLDVNSRLLTESNELTKRFTAQAESKIEAMLRWEVLISLLAALLGLATAWTVGRAIGKPLAACVERAQEIAEGNLAIEPLPVRSSDEIGRLAASFNAMLQSLREVTGEIRNVTENLNAAGAEIHATSHEQTSATKEQAAAVQEITSTVEEINQSGLQVSDRARQVATAADTTIASSAQGMQAVETISRAMEGIRQQAATVAENVVMLSEKTQAIGEIIATVNDIAEQSNLVALNAAIEAADAREDGRRFSVVANEIKNLADQAKDATRQVRSILEEIQRGINSSVMVTEEAVKRVEFGREKVEVAQQTMRKMGDSIRESAGAFQQIVGATNQQTIGLEQVTQALHEIRLASQQTATSTGQLGDAVANLNTLGLQLRKLVEKYRI; this is encoded by the coding sequence ATGGCCACGTCCACGCCCATCTTCCTGGGCAGCCTCAGCGTCCGCAAGAAACTGCTGGTCATCAGTTCCGGCTTCATCGCGGCGATCGCGGGCATCATGCTCTACACGCTGGCCACCATCTCCAACCAGAAGTCCGACGGGGTGGTGATCGATCTGGCCGGCCGTCAGCGCATGCTGAGCCAGCGCTACATGAAGGAAGTCCTGCTGGCCGCCCACGGAGTCGAAACCAATCACGACGCTACAGCCCGGATCTTCGACGAGACCCTGGAAGCGTTGATTGCCGGCGGTTCGGCCATCGAGAACGTGGCGACCGGGGAACGTGCCGTCCTGCCGCGGGCCACCTTGCCCGGCGTCGACGTCGTCCTGGAAAGCCAGCGGAACCTTTCCAAGCGCCAGAAGGAACTGACGGCGCGTCTCCTGTCCCTCAAGCCCGGCGACGCGGAACGGGATCGCATCGCGCGCGAACTGCTGGACGTCAATTCGCGCCTGCTCACCGAATCCAACGAACTCACCAAGCGTTTCACCGCCCAGGCCGAGTCCAAGATCGAAGCCATGTTGCGCTGGGAGGTCCTGATAAGCCTGCTTGCCGCCCTGCTGGGGCTCGCCACCGCCTGGACGGTCGGCCGCGCCATCGGCAAGCCCCTGGCGGCCTGCGTCGAACGGGCCCAGGAAATCGCCGAGGGCAACCTGGCGATCGAGCCGCTGCCGGTGCGCAGCAGCGACGAGATCGGCCGTCTGGCCGCGAGCTTCAACGCCATGCTCCAGTCCCTGCGCGAGGTCACGGGCGAGATCCGCAACGTCACCGAGAACCTGAACGCCGCCGGCGCGGAAATCCATGCCACCAGCCACGAACAGACATCCGCCACCAAGGAGCAGGCGGCCGCGGTGCAGGAAATCACCTCCACCGTCGAGGAGATCAACCAATCGGGCCTGCAGGTCTCCGACCGGGCCCGCCAGGTGGCGACGGCGGCCGACACCACCATCGCCTCCAGCGCCCAGGGCATGCAGGCCGTGGAAACCATCAGTCGCGCCATGGAAGGAATCCGTCAGCAGGCGGCCACGGTGGCCGAGAACGTGGTCATGCTGTCCGAGAAGACGCAGGCTATCGGCGAGATCATCGCCACGGTCAACGACATCGCCGAACAGTCCAATCTGGTGGCGCTGAACGCCGCCATCGAGGCCGCCGATGCCCGCGAGGACGGGCGCCGCTTCTCGGTGGTCGCCAACGAGATCAAGAACCTGGCCGACCAGGCCAAGGACGCGACCCGCCAGGTGCGCAGCATCCTCGAAGAGATCCAGCGCGGCATCAATTCCTCGGTCATGGTCACGGAGGAAGCGGTCAAGCGCGTCGAGTTCGGCCGCGAGAAGGTCGAGGTCGCCCAGCAGACCATGCGCAAGATGGGCGACAGCATCCGCGAGAGCGCCGGGGCTTTCCAGCAGATCGTCGGCGCCACCAACCAGCAGACCATCGGCCTCGAACAGGTTACCCAGGCGCTGCACGAGATCCGTCTGGCGAGCCAGCAGACCGCGACCAGCACCGGCCAGTTGGGCGATGCGGTCGCCAACCTCAACACCCTGGGCCTGCAGCTCAGGAAGCTTGTGGAGAAGTACCGGATTTGA
- a CDS encoding chemotaxis protein CheW — protein sequence MSGNNFDWDTLKERLERSRQALAGSLAANPARNRATLRMRAEWLANRGRDRGAGARQMAMLSFRVRGETYAFELNDLVETASALRCTPIPGASPELVGVTNLRGEIRPVLDAATLLNAAGVAPPIEDDRAPDAAVVVFLRRQGAEVGLKVDALDRVRMVRADDLAAAASGAATASPFVKGVTREMLIVLDARAILALPIVGTGNRASGEETS from the coding sequence ATGAGCGGCAACAATTTCGACTGGGACACCTTGAAGGAAAGGCTGGAGCGCAGCCGTCAGGCGCTGGCCGGCAGCTTGGCCGCCAACCCGGCACGCAACCGGGCGACCCTGCGCATGCGTGCCGAATGGCTGGCCAACCGGGGCCGCGACCGCGGCGCCGGGGCGCGGCAGATGGCCATGCTGTCCTTCCGGGTGCGGGGCGAAACCTATGCCTTCGAATTGAACGACTTGGTGGAGACGGCATCGGCGCTCCGCTGCACCCCGATTCCCGGCGCGTCGCCGGAACTGGTCGGGGTCACCAACCTGCGCGGCGAAATCCGTCCGGTCCTCGATGCCGCCACCCTTCTGAATGCCGCCGGTGTGGCGCCGCCCATCGAGGATGACCGTGCCCCGGATGCGGCGGTCGTCGTCTTTTTGCGCCGCCAAGGGGCCGAAGTCGGCCTGAAGGTGGATGCCCTCGACCGAGTGCGCATGGTGCGCGCCGACGATCTCGCGGCCGCCGCTTCCGGCGCCGCCACCGCCAGCCCCTTCGTCAAGGGGGTGACGCGGGAGATGCTCATCGTGCTGGACGCGCGGGCGATCCTGGCCCTTCCCATCGTGGGGACCGGGAACCGCGCCTCCGGCGAGGAAACGTCATGA
- a CDS encoding protein-glutamate O-methyltransferase CheR — MMMARRAVVDIKADPFYPRLKTFLIGATGMVFYADKDEDLARILDLRFRARDVASCSRYMEILGDPKDGRKELDELVAELTIGETYFFRHKEQFDALRDVVLPDAIKRNEQTRHLRIWSAGCSTGAEPYTVAIMLKRELGRRLAGWTVDIMATDINKRFLAFARRGRFMDWALRATPDVVRQACFVRHEREWELRPEYREDVTFQYHNLVENPFPSTLDNLYAFDVILCRNVTIYFDRETVRRIVDQFRETLVDGGWLVAGHSESDMETFRRFRTVSVPGAVVYQKAEPDAAYIPPPLPVPPLDEAEPPPLSEPAPVVAPPPVVAPPPPPPPGPNDDGNELQRIRRMADLGQWWEAVGRCEAMLDAGGNDPLVHLYYALVLEQMGKRSAAEQAMRRAIFLDRGFVLAHYHLGLFLQSRGDLAGAAKSFHTVERLLADEPGGRVVDEADGVTAGQLRDLAGMHLEVIGES, encoded by the coding sequence ATGATGATGGCGCGCCGGGCCGTCGTGGACATCAAGGCGGACCCGTTCTATCCGCGCCTCAAGACCTTTTTGATCGGCGCCACCGGCATGGTCTTCTATGCCGACAAGGACGAGGATCTGGCCCGCATCCTGGATCTCCGGTTCCGGGCGCGCGATGTCGCTTCCTGCAGCCGCTACATGGAAATTCTAGGCGATCCCAAGGATGGCCGCAAAGAACTGGACGAACTGGTCGCCGAACTGACCATCGGCGAAACCTATTTCTTCCGCCATAAGGAACAGTTCGACGCGCTCCGCGACGTGGTCCTGCCCGATGCCATCAAGCGCAACGAGCAAACCCGCCACCTGCGTATCTGGAGCGCCGGCTGCTCCACCGGGGCCGAGCCCTATACCGTCGCCATCATGCTCAAGCGCGAATTGGGCCGGCGCCTGGCCGGCTGGACCGTCGATATCATGGCCACCGACATCAACAAGCGGTTCCTGGCCTTCGCGCGGCGGGGACGCTTCATGGACTGGGCGTTGCGGGCGACGCCCGACGTCGTCCGCCAGGCCTGCTTCGTCCGCCATGAAAGGGAATGGGAACTGCGGCCCGAGTATCGCGAGGACGTGACATTCCAATACCATAATCTGGTGGAGAATCCGTTTCCCTCGACCCTCGACAACCTCTATGCCTTCGACGTCATCCTCTGCCGCAACGTGACGATCTACTTCGACCGCGAGACGGTGCGGCGCATCGTCGACCAGTTCCGCGAGACCTTGGTCGACGGCGGTTGGTTGGTGGCCGGCCATTCCGAAAGCGACATGGAGACCTTTCGCCGCTTCCGCACGGTGAGCGTGCCCGGAGCCGTCGTCTATCAGAAGGCCGAACCCGACGCGGCCTACATCCCGCCGCCGCTTCCCGTGCCGCCGCTCGACGAGGCGGAGCCGCCGCCGCTCAGCGAACCGGCCCCCGTCGTGGCGCCGCCGCCGGTCGTGGCGCCGCCGCCACCGCCGCCGCCCGGCCCCAACGACGACGGCAACGAATTGCAGCGCATCCGCCGCATGGCCGATCTTGGCCAGTGGTGGGAGGCGGTCGGCCGTTGCGAGGCCATGTTGGACGCGGGCGGCAACGATCCCCTGGTGCATCTCTACTACGCGTTGGTCCTGGAGCAGATGGGCAAGCGTTCGGCGGCCGAACAGGCCATGCGGCGAGCCATTTTCCTTGATCGGGGCTTCGTCCTGGCCCATTACCACCTGGGGCTGTTCCTGCAATCGCGTGGCGATCTGGCCGGCGCCGCCAAGTCTTTCCATACGGTCGAGCGTCTGCTTGCCGATGAACCGGGCGGCCGTGTGGTCGACGAGGCCGACGGCGTGACGGCCGGCCAGCTTCGCGATCTGGCCGGCATGCATCTGGAGGTCATCGGGGAGTCATGA
- a CDS encoding chemotaxis protein CheW, with translation MAEYDDKGMDGAATGAAAGRSVAVFAVGGCRCALPAEAVEEVLLLPELACPPGMPSVFEGVMNLEGLAVPVLRLDRLFGLPEGTPGLYSPLILLRGLVPRTALLVDEVREVRRLEGARAVASVVPGAVLADCTVALIGEGEHAIHLLDPQRLLLEGEQARLTAFQAREQERLAGWGASSS, from the coding sequence GTGGCTGAATACGACGACAAGGGGATGGACGGTGCCGCGACGGGGGCGGCGGCGGGTCGGTCGGTCGCGGTCTTCGCGGTCGGCGGGTGTCGTTGCGCCTTGCCCGCGGAGGCGGTGGAGGAAGTGCTGCTCCTGCCGGAGTTGGCCTGCCCCCCCGGCATGCCCTCCGTTTTCGAGGGAGTGATGAATCTGGAAGGGCTCGCCGTTCCGGTCCTGCGCCTCGACCGGTTGTTCGGCCTCCCGGAAGGAACACCCGGCCTTTACTCGCCGCTGATTCTGCTGCGCGGACTGGTGCCGCGTACCGCGCTGCTGGTCGACGAGGTGCGGGAGGTTCGTCGCCTGGAAGGGGCGAGGGCGGTGGCTTCCGTCGTGCCGGGGGCGGTTCTGGCCGACTGCACCGTGGCGTTGATCGGCGAAGGCGAGCACGCCATTCATCTTCTCGATCCCCAGCGTCTCCTCCTGGAGGGCGAGCAGGCTCGCCTGACGGCGTTCCAGGCTCGCGAACAGGAACGCTTGGCGGGCTGGGGAGCCTCGTCGTCATGA
- a CDS encoding substrate-binding domain-containing protein has translation MTRCGEYFCAAVFGLLTLASAAASAAPDPGTLGGRPFTDPASVTPMPDDWVKAPIRHLTPKPVALALSLDQQLYPALLPLVQRFARERKVEIAIEEGTCGTSTAATYDRTADIIGACCPPAETDRLPGIKFHTVGIAAVALLVHPDNPLDGVTDDAARKLFGGQIKNWGEMPMSAVRPGPRKEVQAVTRLHCKTRPGHWRLILDNEELFTRDTEEVSAIEDMIVQVSRNRGAIGYETLYHAALFGETRKAKVRAVKVNGHDPRDDRALAAGKYPFYRVFNITTWTLAPASKPLADELAAWLIDQANAGVMDPRYGIVPAKDLRDKGWKFLENELIGEPN, from the coding sequence ATGACGCGATGCGGCGAATATTTCTGTGCGGCGGTTTTCGGACTGCTGACCCTCGCCTCGGCGGCGGCGTCCGCGGCTCCCGATCCGGGCACCCTGGGCGGACGGCCGTTCACGGACCCCGCCAGCGTAACCCCCATGCCCGACGATTGGGTCAAGGCGCCGATCCGCCACCTCACGCCCAAACCAGTCGCCCTCGCCCTGTCCCTGGATCAGCAGCTTTATCCGGCGCTGCTGCCGCTCGTGCAACGGTTCGCGCGCGAACGCAAGGTGGAAATCGCCATCGAGGAAGGCACCTGCGGCACGTCGACGGCCGCCACCTACGACCGCACCGCCGACATCATCGGCGCCTGCTGTCCGCCTGCCGAGACCGACCGCCTGCCGGGCATCAAGTTCCACACGGTGGGCATCGCCGCGGTGGCCCTTCTGGTCCACCCCGACAACCCGCTCGACGGCGTGACCGACGATGCCGCCCGCAAGCTGTTCGGCGGCCAGATCAAGAACTGGGGCGAGATGCCCATGAGCGCCGTCCGCCCGGGCCCGCGAAAGGAAGTCCAGGCGGTCACCCGGCTGCATTGCAAGACGCGGCCGGGCCATTGGCGGCTGATCCTCGACAACGAGGAGCTATTCACCCGCGATACCGAGGAGGTTTCGGCGATCGAGGACATGATCGTCCAGGTCTCGCGTAATCGCGGCGCCATCGGCTACGAGACCCTCTACCACGCCGCCCTGTTCGGCGAAACGCGCAAGGCCAAAGTCAGGGCGGTCAAGGTCAACGGCCATGACCCTCGCGACGACCGCGCCCTGGCGGCCGGCAAGTATCCCTTCTATCGCGTGTTCAACATCACGACCTGGACCTTGGCACCGGCTTCCAAGCCGCTGGCCGACGAACTGGCCGCCTGGCTGATCGACCAGGCCAACGCCGGGGTCATGGACCCCCGCTACGGCATCGTCCCCGCCAAGGATCTTCGGGACAAGGGATGGAAATTCCTCGAAAACGAACTGATCGGGGAGCCGAATTGA
- a CDS encoding ATP-binding protein, with the protein MAFALEGSALRRLRHRLPLAWRMLAGGLVLGGIVWAALDAVQSRALHAIYEDEFRTRLTEQSRRDRLRFDQAIRNHNHLLRLIAGQAQARDHLAKEHAANDDFNGEGPPRFDAQLPAWLPQRSLTRSFPGMDFLMILDPRDRVRHVFSSDGTPPPPELTQPQPRFLRASERESLVVRISGRPYVLSSAKVADGEGRLLGVLTGVSEITSRFLLNAQGAYSRTETVIALFTDTPPEVLATSDGERLPAGTLLDKAMETFLVTGKTFFDYDSSEVHLTFATLLPKNRFDELLGTVLALERQQRTLLAFTLISLFLILIWLVIRRVRHLTSRVEQFTEVVFGAHLNGHPDRDELSMLERRFSRLTEEVRTSREALEREAMDKLRIASRQLEMQAENDRLQLLKSVTDSLGVGVIRFADGVPLPFTPQMERFIADCGPATRFVPEKTQDGDLSLPDAGGAVRTFHATHLHTGRDDLVLVQDVTQARRTEQELWNLALYPSQNPLPVLRIGEAGVILHANPACSSLLRSWNTRIGGRLPEPWATEFDAAYHSMEHHEWEVPLGDRILSLSLIPIPQAGYVNAYGQDITARKQAEVALQRTNEDLELRVAERTRELSAEIDVRRRAEMALVAAKEQAELANRAKTEFLANMSHELRTPLNAIIGFSEMMLTEVFGPLGHAQYSDYALDVHNSGRHLLEIINDILDVSKIEVGQMELYLESVQAAALAEASLRLVRERAHRGDVALRSEIASDLPAIAVDQRRIKQVLLNLLSNAIKFTPQGGQVRLESYRDKESVVFAVVDTGIGMTESEVAVALRPFGQVDSQLARKYEGTGLGLPLAKSLVELHGGSLTVISRKNVGTTVTVRLPVTSP; encoded by the coding sequence ATGGCCTTTGCCTTGGAAGGTAGCGCCCTGAGACGTCTGCGGCATCGCCTGCCCCTGGCTTGGCGGATGTTGGCGGGCGGCTTGGTACTGGGCGGTATCGTCTGGGCGGCGCTCGACGCCGTGCAAAGCCGGGCCCTTCACGCCATCTACGAAGACGAATTCCGTACCCGCCTGACGGAACAGTCGCGCCGGGACCGCTTGCGCTTCGATCAGGCCATCCGCAACCACAACCACCTGCTTCGCCTGATCGCCGGGCAGGCACAGGCCCGCGACCATCTGGCGAAGGAGCATGCCGCCAACGACGATTTCAACGGCGAAGGCCCGCCTCGCTTCGACGCGCAACTCCCGGCCTGGCTGCCGCAACGGTCGCTCACCCGGTCGTTCCCCGGCATGGACTTCCTGATGATCCTGGACCCCCGGGACCGGGTGCGCCACGTCTTCTCCTCCGACGGCACGCCACCACCGCCCGAATTGACGCAGCCGCAACCGCGCTTCTTGCGGGCCAGCGAGAGGGAAAGCCTGGTGGTCCGGATTTCCGGCCGTCCCTACGTGCTTTCCTCCGCCAAGGTGGCCGACGGCGAGGGCCGCCTTCTGGGAGTGCTGACCGGCGTTTCGGAGATCACGTCCCGCTTCCTGCTCAACGCCCAGGGCGCCTACAGCCGGACCGAAACCGTCATCGCCCTGTTCACCGATACCCCGCCGGAGGTGCTGGCGACCAGCGACGGCGAGCGTCTGCCCGCGGGGACGCTCCTGGATAAGGCGATGGAAACCTTCCTGGTCACCGGCAAGACTTTCTTCGATTACGATTCGTCGGAAGTCCACCTCACCTTCGCCACCCTGCTCCCCAAGAACCGTTTCGACGAACTGCTGGGTACCGTCCTGGCGCTCGAACGCCAGCAGCGGACCCTCCTGGCCTTCACCCTGATCTCCCTGTTCCTGATCCTGATCTGGCTGGTGATCCGGCGCGTGCGCCACCTCACTTCCCGTGTGGAGCAATTCACCGAGGTGGTCTTCGGCGCGCATCTGAACGGCCATCCGGACCGGGACGAACTGTCGATGCTGGAGCGCCGATTCTCCCGCCTGACCGAGGAAGTCAGGACGTCCCGCGAGGCCCTGGAACGCGAAGCCATGGACAAGCTGCGCATCGCTTCCCGGCAGTTGGAGATGCAGGCAGAAAACGACCGCCTTCAACTCCTGAAATCGGTGACCGATTCGCTGGGCGTCGGCGTCATCAGATTCGCCGACGGCGTTCCCCTGCCGTTCACCCCTCAGATGGAGCGCTTCATCGCCGACTGCGGACCGGCGACGCGCTTCGTTCCCGAGAAGACGCAGGATGGCGACCTGAGTCTGCCGGATGCCGGAGGCGCGGTCCGTACCTTCCATGCGACGCATCTGCACACCGGGAGGGACGACCTGGTGCTGGTGCAGGACGTCACCCAGGCCCGCCGTACCGAACAGGAACTCTGGAACCTGGCCCTCTACCCCAGCCAGAACCCGCTGCCGGTTCTGCGCATCGGCGAGGCGGGCGTCATCCTGCACGCCAACCCGGCCTGCTCCTCCCTGCTGCGTTCCTGGAACACCCGGATCGGGGGACGTCTGCCCGAGCCGTGGGCGACGGAGTTCGACGCGGCCTACCACTCGATGGAACACCACGAATGGGAAGTCCCGCTGGGCGACCGCATCCTGTCCCTGTCCTTGATCCCCATCCCCCAGGCCGGCTACGTCAACGCCTACGGCCAGGACATCACGGCCCGCAAGCAGGCCGAGGTCGCCCTGCAACGGACCAACGAGGATCTGGAACTCCGCGTGGCCGAACGCACCCGCGAACTGAGCGCCGAGATCGACGTGCGGCGGCGCGCCGAAATGGCCCTCGTCGCCGCCAAGGAGCAGGCCGAACTCGCCAACCGCGCCAAGACCGAGTTCCTGGCCAACATGAGCCACGAACTGCGCACGCCGCTCAACGCCATCATCGGTTTCTCGGAAATGATGCTGACCGAGGTCTTCGGTCCCCTCGGCCATGCCCAATACAGCGACTACGCGCTGGATGTCCACAATTCCGGGCGCCACCTGCTGGAGATCATCAACGACATCCTGGATGTATCGAAGATCGAAGTCGGACAGATGGAATTGTACCTTGAATCGGTGCAGGCCGCCGCCCTGGCCGAAGCGTCCCTGCGCCTCGTGCGGGAACGCGCCCACCGCGGCGACGTGGCCCTGCGCAGTGAAATCGCTTCCGACCTTCCGGCCATCGCGGTGGACCAGCGCCGGATCAAGCAGGTTCTCCTGAACTTGCTGTCCAACGCGATCAAGTTCACCCCCCAGGGCGGCCAAGTCCGTCTCGAATCCTACCGCGACAAGGAATCCGTCGTGTTCGCGGTAGTCGATACCGGCATCGGCATGACCGAGTCCGAGGTCGCCGTCGCCTTGCGGCCCTTCGGCCAAGTGGACAGCCAACTGGCCCGCAAGTACGAAGGCACCGGACTGGGACTGCCCCTCGCCAAATCCCTGGTCGAATTGCACGGCGGCAGCCTGACGGTCATTAGCCGCAAGAACGTGGGCACCACGGTCACCGTCCGCCTGCCGGTCACTTCACCTTGA
- a CDS encoding response regulator transcription factor: MSLLGRSDVTVGLPGPRIVVVEDDPGLREDLVEFLNDRGLATRGVASGPELAAALAESGADLVIVDIELPGESGIEIARRLRGDGDTGILMLTCHGDTRTHLAGLGAGADAYLIKTVDLSIVEATVRAILRRKAGVDEAPASPAGPEASDGRTWIYDPVYWTLRSPRGTSVRLTPKERSLVEILLAHAGEVVARAAVLAAVGYHEDAFGSRALDAMVRRLRRKAEEDAGVELPVQTVHAYGYLFSARVKVK; encoded by the coding sequence ATGTCGCTCCTTGGGAGAAGCGACGTCACCGTCGGCCTGCCGGGGCCTCGGATTGTCGTCGTGGAGGATGATCCGGGGCTGCGCGAGGATCTGGTCGAATTCCTGAACGACCGGGGGCTTGCCACCCGTGGCGTCGCCTCGGGGCCGGAGTTGGCCGCCGCACTGGCGGAATCCGGGGCCGATCTGGTCATCGTGGATATCGAACTTCCGGGCGAGAGCGGGATCGAGATCGCCCGTCGCCTGCGCGGCGACGGGGATACGGGCATTCTGATGCTGACTTGCCACGGCGATACCCGGACCCATCTGGCCGGCTTGGGGGCGGGGGCCGATGCCTACCTGATAAAGACCGTGGACCTGAGCATCGTCGAAGCCACCGTCCGCGCCATCCTGCGCCGGAAAGCCGGAGTGGACGAGGCGCCGGCCTCTCCGGCGGGGCCGGAGGCGTCCGATGGCCGAACGTGGATTTACGATCCGGTCTACTGGACGCTCCGGAGCCCGCGCGGAACGTCGGTCCGTCTGACCCCCAAGGAGCGGAGTCTGGTCGAGATCCTGCTTGCCCACGCCGGCGAGGTGGTGGCGCGCGCCGCCGTCCTGGCGGCCGTGGGATACCACGAGGACGCCTTCGGCAGTCGCGCCCTCGATGCCATGGTGCGCCGTCTGCGCCGCAAGGCGGAGGAAGATGCGGGGGTCGAGCTTCCCGTGCAGACGGTACACGCTTACGGCTATCTCTTTTCCGCGCGGGTCAAGGTGAAGTGA